The nucleotide window ATGGTAAAAGAGCAATGTTCACTCTTGCTATTccaaaggccaaaaaaaaaaatccttgcctTTACCACTTGATATAGAGGGgtaaactaaaataaaacaaagcaacAACAGGGCATACCTTGCAAGCATTTCTGGATTTCGCAGGCTTGTTTCTGGCAGGGGTCTTTTTGAGGCATGTTCAGAGAActgaaaaaaacaggaaaatatcACTGTGGTAAGAAAACATCACTGTGGTAGGAAAAAATCACTGTGATGAATGGAGAGCAAGCTGGCCTAATTTAAACCTTATTAAGTCACCGAAGTTTTATCCCCCAGATTTGGGCACTGGGATAAAGCCCTCAGTATCTTCATTGCCACTGTCCCAAACATTCCCTTTTAAAACCTCCTGCAGGCATGGAGTCTCCCGGAAAGATGCCTGTTACTTGACAGTAGCCTGTGCGGCATAAATGCCTCTCCTGTCCCCACTCCCACAGTTTAAGTCAATAAAGACAAAACAAGCATAAAACATGTCTGGAAAGGCTGAAATAACTTGCAGGTCTCCTCTTCTTGCTGGGATTTGGCTTAGTGCTTTTCCATTTGGCCAGTCCCCAATTCCAGTCtgcatgcctccccccccccccacccatagtCTCGGAAAGATGCTTAGAATAACACGTCAGTCTATTGGACAGTTTTCACAGTTGAAAAACATCAGTGTGTGCTCTTGCGTCATCAGAAAGCCTAGCACAATGTGTCAAAGAATTTTTATTAGGATGGAGAAAAGTTTTTTTGAGATGTATGAACAGCATCACCTTGGAAACAAATTAGGAAAAAGAATCTAAAGAGGGAGATGATCATGGTAAGCTTTGATATTGGTTGGCAGGAGGAACTGAGAGACAGATTTCTCCCCTCTGAGTAAGAAATCAGTGCTCCAGCATAACTCCTGGAGAAAGTCTACAACAGAGCGATAGGCTAACGAGCCACATTTGCCACATGCTTGGCCATTAAGTTGCCTGGAGCTTTTCAAGGCAATGGCCTCAGCCAGAAGATCGGAatagctctgctggatcagaccaagagtccagcattccacctccaACAGCAGCCAAGGCTTCTGAGAACATCGTAAGTGGGAGGTGTTGATGGCTAAACTctcctctgctcctgaccccTCCCCCAGCAACTGGCATCCTGACCACCTTTCCCATTTCAGGGAGGAATTCCATTCTGCCTATGTAAAACTCCCTCTGTAATTTCACTTGGGCCATGGCCCTCTTCTGCTACTGCCTGTCCTAAGTTCTTGGGTGGTACTGCTGCGAGCCATTACAAGAGATGCTTGCCACATTCCACCTCAGAGGCAGCTGCATTTTAATGCTGGGAAGTTACCACATAAAAACATACAGGGACATCATCCTAGAGTCACAGCTCCTGAAAGACAAAAACCAGCATTAAAAGAACCACTGTGAGTGAAAATGGGAGCACAAgaaaagaggaagggggaaatagTGCGACTCACCAGATTTAATCGCTTGGCAGGAGTTTCAAGAGCAGCTCCTCCACTCCCGTGATCTGGAAGAGAGACAGAAAAGCAGTCAGGCACCAGATTTCTGTTGATTTGATCACTAAGGGGAGGATTAGGGTTCACACGCCATCTTACAAGTAAATGGTGTTCGATGTCCCAGATGCGGGAGTTGCTGTCCCTATATTGCTGCCCCTCTGAAAGCTGCCACATGTGGGGcagctgggaggctgggaggcggCTGGGACGCACTGCCTCACCCAGGGGGACCTGGACTCTTCTGATCCGGGCTTTCAGCGTGCCTGACTCCTGGCAAAGAAGcccaaaagaaagcaaagagcatgagcggcttctttaaaaaaaaaaaagcaaatgctGTCCAAATAATCAAAATGACAATTGCTAAGAATGTTCTTACTTGCCTCTTCGGATGCCACCAGCCATGTTTTCTGGTTTTCATCACAATAGACACCTGTCCGTCGTACCCAGAGGCGGACAGGTGGGGCTCTGGCATCATCACCTTCCTCTCCTTCTGCCATGCCCCGATATCTTGCTACGATGGCCCTCCCTTGGCTCCCATTCTAAACATGGCCCCCTTTGCCTCTGAACAAAGACACGGAAGGAACTGTTAGTCCTGCAAAGAACTAGTGTTGGCTACAGGTGGTACGCAGTGTTGCCGGGGCTgtgaaaagcatttttaaaagtgaGATTGAGGAGTGATTTTGTGACGGTTCTCAAACCGAAGCATACTGCACCTGAAAGATACCGGGTAATTTGAGGAATGAAAATTGCTACACATAATGAGCCCTGGTCTGGCGGCCATCTCATGTGCTCGGCAGCAAGAGGCTGCAGGCTTGTGGAACACAACTCCCAGCTTGCCCAGTCACTTGAAGCCAACCAACATCATCGGCTTGCCTGCTTTCCAGCCGCTTCTTCTGTTTTTCAATTCACTTCCTTCGTTCCATTTCCCCAGGCTCAATCTGTGGCCTTTTTCAGGAGGATGGAAAAACTAGAGAAGTCTCAGGGTCAAACTTCACTCTCTTTCACAAATCTGGACATGCATTCCACACACTCCTGTCAGTTGTCCTCTCTACTCTTGCTCAAAAGAGGCcacaaggactatatggaagttAGGATTGCAAACACGCTTGGAAGAAGAACAAACTGGCTCACTTCCCAAAACTGGCACTCTATTTGCCATACTTCCCTACACCGTTAGTAAGATGAAAGTGATGTCCGTCTTATTTTGCTTCTCATAACTGCTTGGGAGTTGTGATAATTTGATCCCTCGGAAGAGGGTCGCGTTTTTAATTCAGATCTTTCCAATTCACTGGAAACCGAGGAAATCTAGACCTGGGAAAAAACAGCACCAGGAAAGGCTGACCATAACAGAAAGTTAGAAAAAAGACAAAGCCTTTTGCTGAATTCGGTTCAGGAAAATCATTCTTCTATAGTACAACAGGAGAGGCAAGAAAAGGCGCGGAAGGAAGAGAATGGTTTTAGGGAGCAAGACGTGCAAAGTCCTTCCAATATACACCAAGAACAACATGTCCTTCCCAGAGATAAAGCAAACGATTTTCAAACTGCCAGGACAAAACCAAGTTCACATGCCAACAGCTGAGAATACAAAGATAAGGCAGAGGAAGGGGTGAACATGTGGTTAAGGACTTTGGTGTGAATTTCAGAGATAAAAAGCGTACTTTGCTTCTGTGAAggcagaagcagcagggaaacaGTCACGACTTCTTTAGGAGTAGCCTAGCCAAGAAAAGGAAGTGTTCCTCTAACACAC belongs to Eublepharis macularius isolate TG4126 chromosome 13, MPM_Emac_v1.0, whole genome shotgun sequence and includes:
- the MTCP1 gene encoding protein p13 MTCP-1 encodes the protein MAEGEEGDDARAPPVRLWVRRTGVYCDENQKTWLVASEEESGTLKARIRRVQVPLGEAVRPSRLPASQLPHMWQLSEGQQYRDSNSRIWDIEHHLLITGVEELLLKLLPSD